One genomic window of Aquisalimonas sp. 2447 includes the following:
- a CDS encoding O-acetylhomoserine aminocarboxypropyltransferase/cysteine synthase family protein, with translation MKLETQAIHAGYSPDPTTKAVAVPIYQTTSYAFDDTQHGADLFDLKVEGNIYTRIMNPTNAVLEQRVAQMEGGIAGLATSSGMAAITYAIETICEVGDNIVTTSQLYGGTYNFFAHSLPNRGIEVRFVSHEDLGGMAARIDDRTKAVFCETVGNPSGNVADIEAMAQIAHERGVPLMVDNTVPSPYLWRPIEHGADIVIHSLTKYMGGHGTTVAGVIVDSGHFPWADYPKKFRLLNEPDPSYHGVVYTEALGAAAFIGRARVGPLRNTGSALSPFNAFQILQGIETLPLRMDRHCENGLKVAKHLEAKDQVTWVKYAGLESSPDHRLAQKYMNGRAAGILSFGVKGGAEAGAKFIDALQLITRLVNIGDAKSLACHPATTTHRQLNDEELEKAGVTRDMVRLSVGLEHADDILADIDQALAAAR, from the coding sequence ATGAAACTGGAAACCCAGGCCATCCACGCCGGTTATTCCCCGGACCCCACAACCAAGGCGGTGGCGGTCCCGATCTATCAGACAACGTCCTACGCCTTTGACGACACCCAGCACGGCGCCGATCTGTTCGATCTGAAGGTGGAAGGCAACATCTACACGCGCATCATGAATCCCACCAACGCGGTGCTGGAGCAACGGGTCGCGCAGATGGAGGGCGGCATTGCCGGGTTGGCCACCAGTTCGGGCATGGCGGCCATTACCTACGCCATCGAGACCATCTGCGAGGTCGGGGACAACATCGTCACCACCAGTCAGCTTTATGGTGGCACCTATAATTTTTTCGCCCATTCGCTGCCCAATCGCGGCATTGAGGTGCGGTTTGTTTCCCATGAAGATCTGGGTGGCATGGCGGCGCGGATCGACGACCGGACCAAGGCGGTGTTCTGCGAAACCGTGGGCAATCCCTCCGGTAACGTGGCCGATATCGAGGCCATGGCGCAGATCGCCCATGAACGGGGGGTGCCGTTGATGGTGGACAACACAGTGCCCAGCCCGTACCTGTGGCGCCCCATCGAGCACGGTGCGGACATCGTCATCCACTCGCTGACGAAGTACATGGGCGGGCACGGGACCACTGTTGCCGGCGTTATCGTGGACTCGGGCCATTTTCCCTGGGCGGATTACCCGAAGAAGTTCCGGCTGTTGAACGAGCCGGATCCGTCGTACCACGGTGTGGTCTACACGGAGGCTCTGGGTGCCGCGGCGTTCATCGGCCGCGCCCGCGTCGGCCCGCTGCGCAACACCGGCTCGGCGTTGTCGCCGTTCAATGCCTTCCAGATCCTGCAGGGCATTGAGACCCTGCCGCTGCGCATGGACCGGCACTGCGAGAACGGTCTGAAGGTGGCGAAGCATCTGGAGGCCAAGGACCAGGTGACCTGGGTGAAGTACGCCGGCCTGGAGAGCAGCCCGGATCACCGCCTGGCGCAGAAGTACATGAACGGCCGCGCGGCGGGCATTCTCAGCTTCGGGGTCAAGGGTGGTGCCGAGGCGGGGGCGAAGTTCATCGACGCCCTGCAGCTGATCACGCGGTTGGTGAATATCGGAGATGCCAAATCCCTGGCCTGCCACCCGGCCACCACCACCCACCGTCAGCTCAACGACGAGGAGCTGGAGAAGGCCGGCGTCACCCGCGACATGGTCCGCCTGTCCGTGGGCCTGGAGCACGCCGACGACATCCTCGCCGACATCGATCAGGCATTGGCAGCGGC
- a CDS encoding amidoligase family protein has product MQFPLPEEHETEAGEPRRLGVELEFAGLDLHTISAKVAALYGGTVVADSRFAHRVTGTPWGTFKAEIDTALLKDGGYLELLESVGFNVREALYRERMDDLLARVAGTVVPHEVVTPPVPFADAHRLEELRAALQAEQAQGTRVSLVYAFGLHLNPEAASLQPDALARILRAFFLLYDWLHVEGEIDWSRRVTPYINDFPRPYRTLVLNPDYAPDEDRLVDDYLLHNPTRNRVLDMLPILTYLAGDRALRGVPEAHLVSPRPAFHYRLPNCRVDEPEWTLAREWQGWVWVEWLAARPERMRPMAEAYLSRRPPSLARIDQEWAVQTRSWLRA; this is encoded by the coding sequence ATGCAGTTCCCGCTACCGGAGGAGCATGAGACTGAAGCCGGCGAACCGCGCCGGCTCGGCGTGGAGCTCGAGTTCGCGGGCCTCGACCTGCACACCATCTCGGCGAAAGTCGCGGCACTCTACGGTGGCACCGTAGTAGCGGACAGCCGCTTTGCGCACCGGGTCACCGGCACCCCGTGGGGCACGTTCAAGGCGGAGATCGACACTGCTCTGCTCAAGGACGGGGGCTACCTGGAGTTGCTGGAGAGCGTGGGGTTCAATGTGCGCGAAGCGCTCTACAGGGAGCGCATGGATGACCTGCTGGCCAGGGTGGCCGGTACCGTGGTTCCCCACGAGGTGGTCACACCACCCGTTCCCTTCGCGGACGCCCACCGCCTGGAAGAACTCCGCGCCGCATTGCAGGCGGAACAAGCCCAGGGCACACGGGTATCCCTGGTGTACGCCTTCGGGCTGCACCTCAATCCGGAGGCCGCATCCCTGCAGCCGGATGCCCTGGCCCGGATTCTGCGGGCATTTTTCCTGCTCTACGACTGGCTGCACGTTGAAGGCGAGATCGACTGGAGCCGGCGCGTCACCCCCTACATCAACGACTTCCCGCGCCCCTATCGCACCCTGGTGCTGAACCCGGACTACGCCCCGGATGAAGACCGCCTCGTCGACGACTACCTGCTCCATAACCCGACCCGGAACCGGGTTCTGGACATGCTGCCCATCCTCACCTACCTCGCTGGTGACCGGGCGCTGCGGGGCGTACCGGAAGCGCATCTGGTGAGCCCGCGGCCGGCGTTCCATTACCGGCTTCCGAACTGCCGCGTGGACGAACCGGAGTGGACCCTCGCCAGGGAATGGCAGGGATGGGTGTGGGTGGAGTGGCTGGCAGCCCGCCCCGAGCGGATGCGGCCCATGGCCGAGGCGTACCTGAGTCGCCGGCCGCCGAGTCTTGCCCGTATCGATCAGGAATGGGCCGTGCAGACGCGGAGCTGGCTGCGGGCATGA
- a CDS encoding gamma-glutamyl-gamma-aminobutyrate hydrolase family protein has protein sequence MKPVIGVTGPNRGGSAAWLCARFAVWWAGGRPVHITPARPLTAEALDGLIIGGGADVAPELYGEEPATPSMRSLRRSSRTLPRFLATLLLFPLLWVLRRLLSTKRSMGGDIDRDALEQQLLHTALERGLPVLGICRGAQLLNVVCGGTLHQDLSAFYAEAPNLWTIWPQKSVRITPDSRLATALNRTYCHVNSLHRQAIRTPAANLQAVAHEDNGVVQAIEDPRAACIIGVQWHPEYLPQKREQRALFRYLVTTAGAA, from the coding sequence ATGAAACCGGTCATCGGCGTCACCGGGCCCAACCGGGGCGGCAGCGCGGCATGGCTGTGTGCGCGATTCGCCGTCTGGTGGGCCGGCGGACGGCCCGTGCACATCACCCCCGCCCGTCCACTCACCGCCGAGGCCCTGGACGGACTGATCATCGGCGGCGGCGCCGACGTTGCCCCCGAGTTATACGGCGAGGAACCGGCAACACCCAGCATGCGCTCCCTGCGGCGCAGCAGCCGCACTCTGCCGCGGTTCCTGGCCACGCTGCTCCTGTTCCCGCTGCTGTGGGTCCTGCGGCGGCTGCTCAGCACCAAGCGCTCCATGGGCGGCGATATCGACCGCGACGCTCTGGAGCAGCAACTCCTGCACACGGCCCTGGAGCGGGGGCTACCCGTGCTCGGGATCTGCCGTGGGGCACAGCTGCTCAACGTGGTCTGTGGCGGCACTCTGCACCAGGACCTGAGCGCCTTCTACGCCGAAGCGCCGAACCTGTGGACCATCTGGCCGCAAAAGTCGGTCCGCATTACGCCCGACAGCCGCCTCGCCACGGCACTGAACCGGACGTACTGCCACGTCAACTCGTTGCATCGGCAGGCCATCCGCACCCCGGCCGCCAACCTCCAGGCGGTCGCCCACGAGGACAACGGCGTGGTTCAGGCCATCGAAGACCCGCGCGCCGCCTGCATCATCGGCGTACAGTGGCACCCCGAGTATCTGCCGCAGAAGCGCGAGCAACGCGCGCTGTTCCGCTACCTGGTCACTACCGCAGGCGCTGCCTGA